AAAAAACCACGCCCAGGAATGGGACCTCCCGGGCCTGCAGACCGCCGTCATTCACCAGTTCGGTTTCGATTTCCGCGCCGAAGGCATCGACCCGGACCAGATGGGCTCGAAAGAGATCGAGGAAGTCCTCCTCGCCAAAGCTCACGAGAAATACGATCAGAAGGAAGCGCTGATCGGCTCGGCTCCCATGCGGTATCACGAACGCATGCTCATGCTGCAGATCGTGGACACGCATTGGAAGGATCACCTCCTTGCGATGGACCACCTCAAGGAAGGCATCGGGCTGCGCGGCTACGGCCAGCGGGATCCACTGGTCGAATATAAGAAAGAATCCTACGAGATGTTCGAAGACCTGATGAACCGCATTGAAGGGGACACGCTTCGCTTCCTCTTTCTGCTTCAACCCGTAGAGGAAAAAAAACAGGCCGAACAGATTGAAAGACGGCGCAAGCATGCCGAGTTCGTCATGTCCCAGCAGAGCAGCAACGGCGGCGATGGAGCGCCGCGCCAGGCCAAGCGCGATACCTCGAAAGTCGGACGCAATGATCCCTGCCCATGCGGCAGCGGAAAGAAATTCAAAAAGTGTCATGGGGTGACTGTTTGATCGAAAAGAAAATTTCAGGCGACGCCTACACTTTCGACGACGTCCTGATCGTTCCGCTCAAATCGGACGTCCTGCCCACCGAAGTTCGCACCAATACCCGGCTGACCAATCGTCTCGAATTGAACGTTCCGATCGTGAGCGCGGCCATGGACACCGTGACCGAGTCGCCGCTCGCAATCGCGCTTGCCCAGCAGGGCGGCATCGGCATCATCCATAAGAACATGTCGATCGAAAAGCAGGCTGCGGAAGTCGACAAAGTCAAACGCTCGGAAAGCGGTATGATTGTCGATCCCATCACGATGTCCCCGGACGAGAAGATCGAAGACGCGGTCAAGCTGATGGCGCACTACAAAATCTCGGGTGTGCCGATCACTGAAAACGGCCGCCTCGTCGGAATCCTGACCAATCGCGACCTGCGGTTTGAGACGCGTTTCCATCTGCCGATCCGTGAAGTGATGACGAAGGACGACCTGGTCACGGTTCCTGTCGGAACGACGCTGGAAGAAGCGCAGCGGATTTTACACAAGCATCGCATCGAAAAGCTGCTCGTCGTCGATAAGAACCAGAATCTCAAAGGTCTGATCACGGTCAAGGACATCACCAAAAAGATCAAGTATCCGCTCGCGGCCAAGGACAATCATGGCCGGTTGCGCGTCGGCGCAGCGGTCGGAGCCACCGGCGACTATCTGGAACGCATGGCCGAACTCATTCGCGCAAAAGTGGATGTCGTCATCATCGATACGGCCCACGGGCACTCCACCCGCGTTTTTGAAGCCGTGAAGGAAGCCAAGCGCCGCTTCTCCGATATGGATCTGGTTGCGGGGAATATCGCCACCGAAGAAGCCGCACGCGACCTCATCAAAGCGGGCGTTGACGCGGTGAAAGTCGGCATGGGTCCCGGATCGATATGCACCACGCGCGTCGTCAGCGGCGCCGGCATGCCTCAGATCACAGCGATCCTGGCCTGCGCTCGCGCCACCCATGAAGCAAAAATCCCATTGATTGCCGACGGCGGCATCAAATTTTCAGGCGATATCACGAAGGCTCTGGCGGCGGGCGCGGACACCGTGATGATCGGTTCACTCTTTGCCGGCACCGATGAAAGCCCGGGCGAAACGATTCTCTATCAGGGCCGCACCTTCAAGTCCTACCG
Above is a window of Terriglobia bacterium DNA encoding:
- the guaB gene encoding IMP dehydrogenase, with translation MIEKKISGDAYTFDDVLIVPLKSDVLPTEVRTNTRLTNRLELNVPIVSAAMDTVTESPLAIALAQQGGIGIIHKNMSIEKQAAEVDKVKRSESGMIVDPITMSPDEKIEDAVKLMAHYKISGVPITENGRLVGILTNRDLRFETRFHLPIREVMTKDDLVTVPVGTTLEEAQRILHKHRIEKLLVVDKNQNLKGLITVKDITKKIKYPLAAKDNHGRLRVGAAVGATGDYLERMAELIRAKVDVVIIDTAHGHSTRVFEAVKEAKRRFSDMDLVAGNIATEEAARDLIKAGVDAVKVGMGPGSICTTRVVSGAGMPQITAILACARATHEAKIPLIADGGIKFSGDITKALAAGADTVMIGSLFAGTDESPGETILYQGRTFKSYRGMGSLGAMQAGSRDRYGQDQEAPGKLVPEGIEGRVAYKGSLSSMVTQLVGGLRAGMGYCGVNSIEELQTRTHFMKITEASLRESHVHDVFITKESPNYQLDE